GGTGATCCGTGCATCTTCACTCATGCGTGAAAGCTAATGGGCCAATCCCGACGTGAGCACGTCGCCCCCACCCCGGTTGGCGTACAGTCCCGTCGAAATGGGCCTCGCCCGAACGGGTGAAGACCACCGTCGTCACGACCGGTGCGGGAGCGATCTCCGGCACCTGGGCTCATCGAGGAAGGCACAGCAGATGGGACGCCATAGTCGCTCGGCCGGCGCACCCGCCGCTGAGGACCACGCGGCCGGTGCGGCAGGTCGGCACCGGGGCAGTGGCCGAAGCCGCAAGAGGGGCATCGTCGCCCCCGTACGCACCGGACTGCTCGGTGCCTCCGCCGCGATGGCGATCGGTGCCGTGGCCGTGACCTCCGGGCTGCTGCCGGGCGGGGAGCAGTTCACCGTCAGTGGCGGCAACCTGCCGGGCGAACAGGTACGTACGGCGGGCGCACCCGAGCTGGAGCAGCAGGGCGGGGCGACCGCCGAGCCGACCGACGGTGCCTCCACGGCGCCGACCCGTGAGACCGCGGAACGGCCGGCCCAGCCGCCGAGGACCGCGCCGGTGACGCCGGACGAGCCGTCCGCGTCCGTGAGCCCGGAGCGGCGGACGACGGCGCCGGAGGGCGAGCCCACGCGCGGCCGGAGCCAGGAGACGACCACCAGGCCCTCCACCACCACGCCGACGCCCGAGGAGACCAGGGACCGCGCCACGACGCCGCAGACGCCGCAGGCGCCGCGCCCGTCGCTGTCCGCCCCGTCCACCGCCGAGGCGGAGGTCCTCGCGCTGGTCAACGAGGAGCGGGCGAAGGTGGGCTGCCGGCCGCTGCGCGCCGACGAGGCGCTGAACGGCCTCGCGGAGGCGTTCAGCAAGGACATGGCGGAGCGCGGCTTCTTCGACCACACCGACCCGGACGGCGACACCCCCTGGGACCGCGCCGAGCAGGCAGGCGTCACGAACCTGGGCGGCGAGAACATCGCCCGGGGCCAGGCCGACGCCCAGGCGGTCATGGCGTCCTGGATGGCCAGCGAGGGCCACCGCGCCAACATCCTGAACTGCGACTACACGACCATCGGCATAGGCGCCCACGTCGCCGAGGGCGGCCCCTGGTGGACGCAGGACTTCGGCTTCTAGCCGCCCCGTAGCGCCCCACGTACCGCCGGTGTCGGGAGACATCGACCGACGACCCGGCGACCGACGACCCAACGAGGCCCGCGACAGCACCGTGTCGCGGGTCTCGCGCGTTTCGTGGCCAAGGCCGCCGGAGGCGACGACACGCGGGGCCGACGCGACGACGCGGAGCCGGCGTTGCGGCGGCGCGGGCGTCGGGTGCTACGGGGCGGGGGCCTGCATCGCGGCGGCGCAGGTGTCGGGTGCTACGCGACGACGCCGAGCCGACGTTGCGGCGGCGCAGGCATCGGGGTGCGGCGTGGGGGCGGGTTGCGGGCGCTACGCAGCGGGGCGGGGCGGGCGCTGGCAGTGCGGGCAGAAGTAGCTGGACCGGTTCATCCAGGGGCGGCGCCGGATGGGGGTGCCGCAGCGGCGGCAGGGCTCGCCCTCACGGCCGTAGGCGTCCAGGGAGCGGTCGAAGTAGCCCGATTCGCCGTTCACGTTGACGTAGAGGCTGTCGAAGCTGGTGCCGCCGACGGCGAGCGCGGCGTCGAGCACGTCCCTTACGTGGCCGAGGAGTTCCACCGAGCGGGGCCGGGGCAGCGTGGCCGTCGGGCGCTCGTAGTGGAGCTTGGCGCGCCACAGCGCCTCGTCGGCGTAGATGTTGCCGACGCCGCTGATCAGGGACTGGTCGAGCAGCGCGCGCTTGATCGTCGTACGCCGCAGCCGCAGCGCCGTGTGGAACGCGGCGTCGTCGAACTCCGGGTCGACCGGGTCACGCGCGATGTGGGCGATGACGTCGGGCAACCCGTCGGGGGTGTTCTCGTGGAGCGAGAGACCGCCGAAGGTGCGCTGGTCGACGAAGCGGAGTTCGGTGCCGAGGTCGTCGGCGAAGCGGATACGGATCCGCAGGTGCTTCTCGTCCGGGGCGGACTCCGGCTGGACGAGCAGCTGACCGCTCATGCCGAGGTGCCCGAGGATCGAGGCGTCAGTGTCGGCGAGCGGCAGCCAGAGGTACTTGCCCCGGCGGCGGGGGACACCGAGACGGTGCCCGCTGAGGCGGGCGGCGAAGTCCTCGCCGCCCGCGAGGTGGCGTCGTACGGCGCGCGGGTGCAGCACCTGGGTCTCGGCCACCGTCCGCCCGGCGACCCAGCGTTCGAGTCCGCGCCGGACGACTTCGACCTCGGGCAGCTCGGGCACGGTGCTCCTTCAGACAGTCAGCGGCGGGGCGAATCGGATCGGATCGGATCGGATGGAACGCTCGGCTGGGGATGAGACGGGGCGGGACGGTCGGCCTCGGGCTCAATTGGCCGAACACGGGGCGGGAGTTGGGGACGTGAAACGGACGAGGGCCGGCGGACGCGCACAGCCACGGGCACGGGCACGGTCCCGGACCCGGCGCGGAGCCGCCGGACGGCGCGGTCACGAGTCGCGCCCCTCGTGCCGTATCGACACAAGGGGCGCACCGTGAAGGGAACCGAACAGCTCGGCTCAGGACGTGGTCGCGTCCGCGGATTCCGACGCCGACAGCGCCGGGGCCTCGGCCGCGTCTTCTCTGCCGGCGGCATCGCCACCGTCGGCCGCG
Above is a window of Streptomyces sp. NBC_01498 DNA encoding:
- a CDS encoding CAP domain-containing protein — encoded protein: MGRHSRSAGAPAAEDHAAGAAGRHRGSGRSRKRGIVAPVRTGLLGASAAMAIGAVAVTSGLLPGGEQFTVSGGNLPGEQVRTAGAPELEQQGGATAEPTDGASTAPTRETAERPAQPPRTAPVTPDEPSASVSPERRTTAPEGEPTRGRSQETTTRPSTTTPTPEETRDRATTPQTPQAPRPSLSAPSTAEAEVLALVNEERAKVGCRPLRADEALNGLAEAFSKDMAERGFFDHTDPDGDTPWDRAEQAGVTNLGGENIARGQADAQAVMASWMASEGHRANILNCDYTTIGIGAHVAEGGPWWTQDFGF
- the mutM gene encoding bifunctional DNA-formamidopyrimidine glycosylase/DNA-(apurinic or apyrimidinic site) lyase, yielding MPELPEVEVVRRGLERWVAGRTVAETQVLHPRAVRRHLAGGEDFAARLSGHRLGVPRRRGKYLWLPLADTDASILGHLGMSGQLLVQPESAPDEKHLRIRIRFADDLGTELRFVDQRTFGGLSLHENTPDGLPDVIAHIARDPVDPEFDDAAFHTALRLRRTTIKRALLDQSLISGVGNIYADEALWRAKLHYERPTATLPRPRSVELLGHVRDVLDAALAVGGTSFDSLYVNVNGESGYFDRSLDAYGREGEPCRRCGTPIRRRPWMNRSSYFCPHCQRPPRPAA